One window of Leucoraja erinacea ecotype New England unplaced genomic scaffold, Leri_hhj_1 Leri_235S, whole genome shotgun sequence genomic DNA carries:
- the LOC129716434 gene encoding tigger transposable element-derived protein 1-like isoform X1: MSTNCPSVSSASGEKKKKTRIPLKMKLKIIALRERGKPVIAIARELGFPQSTISTICKDKTRIRDAVKSSASVKSTVIRNKKAGPIGDMERLLVTWMKDQIQKHKPLSLSTIQAMARDFFNTLKENSDDPTYPQVFTASPGWFQRFKRRNNFNNVKVSGEAASANTEGVKAFKEELNRIIEDEKYLPQQIFNVNETCLFWKRMPEHTYIHQESKTMPGFKTYKDRVTLLLGGNVSGFKLKPLLIYHSENPRALKNVSKETLPVHYRHNRKAMMISALFADWYLKLFYSGGKRILLGKQNPIQNSSDLG; encoded by the coding sequence ATGTCTACAAACTGCCCATCTGTGTCTTCTGCTTCTggtgagaagaagaagaagacgagAATTCCTCTTAAGATGAAACTCAAGATAATTGCCCTGCGTGAACGTGGCAAGCCAGTAATAGCCATCGCACGTGAGTTAGGATTTCCACAATCGACGATCTCGACCATCTGCAAAGATAAGACGCGAATCAGAGATGCAGTGAAATCGTCAGCATCGGTTAAATCCACGGTCATCAGAAACAAAAAAGCTGGGCCGattggtgatatggagagattacTTGTCACATGGATGAAAGACCAGATACAGAAGCACAAACCGCTCAGCTTATCGACGATCCAGGCTATGGCAAGAGATTTTTTCAATACACTAAAAGAGAATTCTGATGATCCTACGTATCCACAAGTGTTTACAGCAAGTCCTGGATGGTTCCAACGCTTCAAAAGGCGTAATAATTTTAATAATGTGAAggtcagcggtgaggcagcaagtgCCAATACTGAAGGTGTCAAAGCTTTTAAGGAAGAGCTGAATAGGATAATTGAGGATGAGAAATATTTGCCACAACAAATATTCAATGTCAATGAAACATGCTTGTTCTGGAAGCGTATGCCAGAACACACATACATTCATCAAGAGTCGAAGACAATGCCAGGATTCAAGACATACAAAGACCGTGTAACGCTGCTTTTGGGTGGAAATGTCTCAGGGTTCAAATTAAAGCCTTTATTAATCTACCACTCAGAGAACCCTAGAGCATTGAAGAATGTGAGCAAGGAAACACTTCCGGTTCATTATCGCCATAACAGGAAAGCCATGATGATATCAGCATTGTTTGCCGACTGGTATCTAAAACTGTTTTATTCCGGAGGCAAGAGAATATTGTTGGGAAAACAAAATCCCATTCAAAATTCTTCTGATCTTGGATAA
- the LOC129716434 gene encoding tigger transposable element-derived protein 1-like isoform X2 produces the protein MHPDVKVVYLPPSITALIQPMDQGVIATFKAYYLWQTFAQAVRSTESGRTLRDFWNGFNILNATRNIAAAWKDVTQQCMKGVWKKVMKTHVDTFKSFNKDSAVDIIVRNKILVLGNQLKLDIDEEDIHELVGIEAEELSNEDLIELEEERRKEAEAVEEEVIAEAPKTFTTKKLAEAFDAISSGVRMLEEMDVNYERFTKTDRQIQDALACYWEIYNEKNNK, from the coding sequence ATGCATCCCGATGTAAAGGTTGTGTATTTGCCACCGAGCATAACCGCACTCATTCAACCAATGGATCAAGGCGTAATAGCTACGTTCAAAGCCTACTATTTATGGCAAACGTTTGCGCAGGCTGTTCGATCGACTGAATCTGGCCGAACACTCCGAGACTTTTGGAACGGTTTTAACATTCTAAATGCTACCCGGAACATCGCTGCAGCGTGGAAAGATGTCACACAGCAATGCATGAAGGGTGTTTGGAAGAAAGTTATGAAGACACATGTGGATACATTCAAAAGTTTTAACAAAGATTCTGCTGTTGATATCATAGTAAGAAACAAGATATTGGTGCTTGGGAACCAGCTAAAGTTGGACATTGATGAAGAAGATATTCATGAGCTTGTTGGCATTGAGGCTGAAGAGCTTTCCAATGAGGATCTGATCGAACTGgaggaagaaagaagaaaagaagctGAGGCAGTGGAAGAAGAAGTTATAGCCGAGGCACCAAAAACGTTCACAACAAAGAAACTGGCGGAGGCGTTTGATGCTATCAGCAGTGGCGTACGGATGTTGGAAGAAATGGACGTCAATTACGAGAGATTCACAAAAACTGACAGGCAGATCCAGGATGCTCTTGCCTGCTATTGGGAAATATATAATGAAAAGAATAACAAATAA